The Antennarius striatus isolate MH-2024 chromosome 20, ASM4005453v1, whole genome shotgun sequence genome includes a region encoding these proteins:
- the pks1 gene encoding phthioceranic/hydroxyphthioceranic acid synthase, whose protein sequence is MEEMGDGVAVIGIGCNFPGGEGLDNFWRVLLEGKNCAVDIPAERFDTRFWYNPEDGKPGKMQTTKAALIEGFNEFDHKFFGITEVEADFMDPQQKLLLQCSYRALEDAGVAMETISGTRTGVYIGLMNKDYEMIQNNNAAAISHYNGTGTAMSMAANRISFTFNLTGPSFAVDSACSSSLVALHLACQAMKQGDCVAALCGGVSCIIEPRVFVALSKAKMISPDGMSKPFSSGADGYGRGEGCGVVLLKPLTEAIKDGNKIWGVISKTAVNQDGHSVTPITKPSTVQQQELLEGIYSEIDIANIQYIEAHGTGTPVGDPVEAESISKVIAKAKPPGSATLRIGTVKGNIGHTESAAGVAGLIKVLLLIKHATIVPSVFYSGDSSNVDLKRLCLSIPTKAERWETGGALVRMAGINSFGFGGTNAHAIIREHRQTNIPTQIPKCCPNLFIISAASEKSFVLSISNTHQRLYGDQKIDLQALSYTSACGRSHSRNKYRKAFPASSLVDLKHHLTSAEKAKFHPIKSDIRVVFVFCGNGVAYRGMCKQLLHQVPAFTNKVREVENHFQSHNSINISQWIAGECDSDDFHRPHIVQPLLFAIQVGVATLLKQWGVKPDVVIGHSVGEVAAAHCSGLLSLEDAVQVLHLRSTLQGNVTGGRMLLVGNVAVEKVLEILPDFSGKVCVAAFNSPQSCTLSGDSGSLDVLRQRLSEFTENNVFLHELDVPAAYHSHMMDPILDDVEKQISPLEANQLESKLFSTVTGDCCSDSDFRTGRYWARNIRDPVLFEQTLRAVAKDDQSRTKVVFVEIGPRRALQRNICETLGNNTKVLSSIQPGKDYDTIMSTVAKLFELGINVDWHQVYRGCETLPTAFPVYQFDNTKNEVNFEAVRNGGESFASSSHTLISQMKQGGKEFTCTLSLDTAPYLWEHRNNGVPIVPGSFYVELAYASIMESLKPKKPVSLLQLSVRFESPFTLSSNSHQFEVILEHGENEASFKIQSPFATLTSGTYWCTDGQPLLEESFICLDMIFQRCKIVMKQKEIYSILFQAGFQYGPLFKQIDDVHFGDDLKEAVAAIRVPGELLKDLHAYFIHPVLLDYFMQMTGVIAMRQLKAKHGFPSAIGSVVIARPLQEEMVMYLQATKETPDFIEVCGSFSTKEGHVLVELKGVRISFLGNCSNVMQSHFFHNEIIGIPQERDQQNGQIKAIVFKDQLGIAERLWPYVHPESTLVDSREHWMTDQMRGVVLQSLNSNIDLEKVLFLWGAEDLGHLSSEKMLFHLATCCEIFRQIVLALKDSKRSCTVHVITYRSTEPIVDHVSPGFVLSGMTRACAAEMVGVSFQLIDLASVTNEDIQMLVRVINTFEQHEVVISKGQALTTKIARTPMKIEGTCENMMHSEDVNNFVLQTTDPYRMAHLSALSSHSNVNVVQDKSVEIQLTRICVHSSDYFPVTTSNLNFGKTMYWSTHTSHNHNLLCLDFTGIVRTVGKSVSNLRVGDQIASCYPVAASSRIMIPEAVCYKTETLPFLKENPCVSYFVLAWEILQRKLSEVKQPRRRLIIVSSSSASALLKVLALTANRSGWNVSSLAHLKGQTQLCEQSHAFVFLPPFDLSWQEVCEGGGHDRHVIFVYSDLMSSSLPANTFLVKHECIHLHKLHVADVLQRANLQAQNRKISNWLLSLRFDAVSVPLKSETFQSSSMTEPQINANVESYFTATTVKQVLLHHRELDCPASDISLITKPGLLFKQSCIYIVTGGLSGLGLETVTFIAHNGGGCIATLSRSCLTDEKRFEMETIKRSYGVTIVNIQCDVSVLVQVEDAISKIEQRFPSCPIKGVFHSAAVLHDALIENLDESLFRKVLQPKVSGALNLHYATLHRKLDFFVCYSSISSFIGNPSQSNYAAANSFLDTFCLYRRNLGLAGQSINWGPLNVGLLLNREHFQNFLEAKGMMVMDVCDIHEALEKCLLMNRAQQVICKFNFKTLYIHVLSQNASLRERLSALVEMEVKDDVTNESRVQLSSSPVERVRKIVSEVSNVSVNELDDDAALCTLGIDSMLAMTLQNKLFQDTGVNVPLVRLLDPNCTLAALKTVVNNG, encoded by the exons ATGGAGGAGATGGGAGACGGTGTAGCTGTTATTGGGATCGGATGTAATTTCCCTGGAG GTGAGGGGTTGGACAATttctggagggttctgctgGAGGGGAAGAACTGTGCCGTGGATATTCCAGCGGAGAGATTTGACACAAGATTCTGGTACAATCCAGAGGATGGCAAGCCAGGAAAGATGCAGACAACTAAAGCAGCTCTTATAGAAGG GTTCAACGAGTTTGATCACAAGTTTTTTGGCATCACTGAAGTTGAGGCTGACTTCATGGACCCTCAGCAGAAACTCCTTCTGCAATGTAGCTACAGAGCTTTGGAAGATGCAGGAGTTGCTATGGAAACCATCAGTGGAACTAGAACTGGAGTTTACATCG GTCTGATGAATAAGGATTACGAGATGATCCAAAACAACAATGCAGCTGCAATAAGCCACTACAATGGCACAGGGACGGCAATGAGCATGGCTGCCAATAGGATATCCTTCACCTTTAATCTCACTGGCCCATCTTTTGCCGTTGACAGTGCCTGCTCTTCATCTCTGGTGGCTCTACATCTAGCCTGCCAGGCTATGAAGCAAG GAGACTGCGTGGCGGCTCTTTGTGGAGGGGTCAGCTGTATAATCGAACCAAGAGTGTTTGTCGCTCTCAGCAAGGCAAAGATGATCTCACCGGATGGGATGAGCAAGCCTTTCTCCAGCGGTGCAGATGGATACGGTCGAGGAGAGGGCTGTGGTGTCGTTCTCCTGAAGCCCCTGACAGAA GCCATTAAAGACGGCAACAAAATATGGGGTGTCATCAGCAAAACGGCAGTCAACCAAGACGGTCACTCTGTCACCCCCATCACCAAACCATCCACGGTTCAACAACAGGAGCTGTTGGAAGGAATCTACTCAGAGATTGACATAGCAAATATTCAGTACATCGAGGCGCATGGGACTGGAACCCCAGTTGGGGATCCGGTAGAGGCAGAGAGCATCTCAAAGGTCATCGCTAAAGCCAAACCTCCTGGTTCAGCGACACTGCGGATTGGAACTGTGAAGGGCAACATTGGACATACAGAGTCTGCTGCTGGAGTGGCTGGACTCATTAAGGTACTCTTGTTGATTAAGCATGCAACTATTGTTCCTTCAGTTTTCTACTCAGGAGACAGTTCCAACGTAGATTTAAAACGACTGTGCTTAAGTATTCCTACCAAAGCTGAGAGATGGGAGACAGGTGGAGCATTAGTACGGATGGCTGGAATCAACAGTTTTGGGTTTGGCGGCACAAATGCCCATGCCATTATAAGAGAGCACAGACAGACCAACATTCCCACACAGATTCCAAAATGTTGTCCAAACCTCTTCATAATATCGGCAGCGTCTGAGAAGTCATTTGTCCTGTCCATCAGCAACACTCACCAGAGACTATATGGTGATCAAAAAATTGACTTGCAGGCATTGTCATACACATCAGCCTGTGGAAGGAGTCATTCGAGGAACAAATACAGGAAGGCCTTCCCGGCATCTTCCCTTGTAGATTTGAAACATCACCTGACATCTGCAGAGAAAGCCAAATTTCATCCCATAAAGTCGGACATTCGAGTGGTCTTTGTGTTCTGTGGAAACGGGGTTGCCTACAGGGGAATGTGTAAGCAGCTTCTGCACCAGGTTCCTGCTTTCACAAATAAGGTCAGAGAGGTTGAGAATCACTTCCAGAGTCATAACAGCATCAACATCAGTCAGTGGATTGCTGGTGAGTGTGATAGTGATGATTTCCACAGACCACATATTGTCCAGCCTCTTCTTTTTGCTATTCAAGTTGGCGTCGCTACTCTCTTGAAACAATGGGGTGTCAAACCTGATGTTGTGATTGGACACTCTGTTGGCGAGGTCGCTGCTGCTCACTGCTCCGGTCTCTTGTCTCTTGAGGATGCTGTCCAAGTGTTGCACCTTCGCAGTACTCTTCAAGGCAATGTAACAGGAGGGAGAATGCTTCTCGTTGGCAATGTGGCTGTGGAAAAAGTATTAGAAATACTTCCAGATTTCTCTGGAAAAGTTTGTGTCGCAGCATTCAACAGCCCCCAGTCCTGTACTCTGTCAGGGGATTCGGGTTCTCTTGATGTCCTCCGTCAGAGACTGTCAGAGTTTACTGAGAACAATGTTTTCCTTCATGAATTAGATGTACCAGCAGCATATCATAGCCATATGATGGACCCCATACTAGATGATGTTGAGAAACAAATTAGTCCTTTAGAGGCCAACCAATTGGAATCCAAACTTTTTTCAACAGTGACTGGAGATTGTTGTTCTGATAGTGACTTTAGAACAGGCAGATACTGGGCAAGAAATATCAGAGATCCTGTTTTATTTGAACAAACACTGCGCGCTGTTGCTAAAGATGATCAATCAAGGACAAAGGTAGTGTTTGTAGAGATCGGACCTCGTAGAGCTCTCCAGAGGAACATATGTGAGACTCTGGGAAATAACACCAAAGTTCTTTCATCCATCCAGCCAGGGAAAGATTATGACACAATCATGTCTACCGTTGCAAAGCTATTTGAATTAGGCATCAATGTTGACTGGCATCAGGTCTACAGGGGTTGTGAGACATTGCCCACAGCTTTTCCAGTCTATCAGTTCGACAATACAAAAAATGAAGTGAATTTTGAAGCTGTGAGAAATGGCGGTGAATcctttgcttcttcttctcataCACTCATATCGCAAATGAAGCAGGGTGGCAAAGAATTCACATGCACCCTCTCCTTAGATACTGCACCGTATCTTTGGGAGCATAGAAACAATGGAGTCCCGATTGTGCCAGGTTCTTTCTATGTTGAATTGGCTTATGCCTCAATTATGGAAAGTTTAAAGCCAAAGAAACCGGTTTCTCTGCTCCAGCTCAGTGTAAGATTTGAGAGTCCTTTTACATTAAGCTCAAACTCTCACCAGTTTGAAGTTATCCTGGAACATGGAGAGAATGAAGCTTCTTTTAAAATCCAGTCTCCTTTTGCAACACTCACCTCTGGCACATACTGGTGCACAGATGGCCAACCACTGTTAGAAGAATCATTCATTTGTCTGGACATGATTTTCCAAAGGTGCAAAATagtgatgaaacaaaaagaaatttattCAATTCTTTTTCAAGCAGGTTTTCAATATGGCCCTCTCTTCAAACAGATTGATGATGTGCATTTTGGAGACGATTTAAAGGAAGCTGTAGCAGCAATTCGGGTTCCTGGTGAACTTCTAAAAGACCTTCATGCCTATTTTATTCACCCAGTTTTATTGGACTACTTCATGCAAATGACAGGTGTGATCGCTATGAGACAGTTAAAGGCTAAGCATGGATTCCCCTCAGCTATCGGTAGCGTAGTCATCGCAAGACCACTACAAGAGGAAATGGTCATGTACTTACAGGCTACCAAAGAGACTCCAGACTTCATTGAGGTATGTGGTAGCTTCTCAACCAAAGAGGGTCATGTACTGGTGGAACTGAAGGGGGTGAGAATCTCCTTTTTGGGCAATTGTTCCAATGTTATGCAGTCACATTTCTTCCACAATGAAATAATTGGAATTCCACAGGAGAGAGATCAGCAAAATGGCCAAATCAAAGCTATTGTTTTTAAAGACCAACTTGGAATTGCTGAAAGACTTTGGCCATATGTACATCCAGAGTCGACTCTTGTGGACAGCAGAGAGCATTGGATGACTGACCAGATGCGAGGCGTAGTCCTCCAGTCACTGAACTCCAACATAGATTTGGAAAAGGTTCTCTTCCTTTGGGGTGCTGAAGACCTCGGTCACTTGTCATCTGAGAAGATGCTGTTTCATTTGGCAACTTGCTGTGAGATATTTCGTCAGATTGTTTTAGCCCTCAAAGACAGTAAACGCTCTTGTACTGTCCATGTCATAACCTACAGATCGACAGAACCAATCGTGGACCATGTCAGTCCTGGGTTTGTCCTGTCTGGGATGACAAGGGCTTGTGCAGCAGAGATGGTGGGTGTCTCTTTTCAACTAATTGATCTTGCTTCTGTAACCAATGAGGACATTCAAATGTTGGTCCGTGTAATCAACACCTTTGAACAACACGAGGTCGTAATCAGCAAGGGACAAGCATTGACCACAAAAATAGCACGGACACCCATGAAGATTGAGGGTACCTGTGAAAATATGATGCACTCAGAAGATGTGAACAACTTTGTTCTACAGACAACTGACCCATACAGAATGGCTCACTTGTCAGCATTGTCCTCTCACTCCAATGTAAATGTTGTTCAAGATAAGTCAGTTGAGATTCAGTTAACCAGAATATGTGTGCATTCCTCTGACTACTTTCCCGTCACCacttcaaatttgaactttggCAAGACAATGTATTGGAGCACACATACATCACATAATCACAATCTTCTCTGTTTAGATTTTACTGGCATTGTCAGAACTGTTGGGAAAAGTGTTTCTAAcctgagagttggagatcaaaTTGCCTCATGTTACCCAGTAGCTGCTTCTTCAAGGATTATGATTCCTGAAGCTGTATGCTACAAGACAGAGACACTCCCATTCCTGAAAGAGAATCCATGTGTGTCGTACTTCGTACTGGCATGGGAGATCCTGCAGAGAAAACTGTCCGAGGTCAAACAACCACGTCGGAGACTGATCATTGTCTCCTCAAGCTCAGCCTCCGCCCTGTTGAAGGTGTTGGCTCTGACAGCCAACAGGTCAGGTTGGAATGTTTCCTCTCTGGCACATCTTAAAGGGCAAACTCAACTCTGTGAGCAGAGTCATGCATTTGTGTTTCTGCCCCCATTTGATCTGTCTTGgcaggaggtgtgtgagggTGGTGGTCATGATAGACATGTTATTTTTGTATACAGTGATCTCATGTCATCCTCTCTCCCAGCAAATACGTTTCTGGTGAAacatgaatgcattcatttgcACAAACTCCATGTGGCTGATGTTCTCCAAAGAGCCAATCTGCAAGCACAAAACAGGAAGATCTCTAACTGGTTGCTGTCTTTACGTTTCGATGCGGTATCTGTACCCTTGAAGAGTGAAACCTTTCAGTCATCCAGCATGACAGAACCTCAGATCAATGCCAATGTCGAGTCCTACTTCACAGCAACAACAGTCAAGCAAGTTCTTTTACATCACAGAGAACTGGATTGCCCCGCATCTGATATCTCTTTGATAACAAAGCCAGGATTACTCTTTAAACAAAGCTGTATTTATATAGTAACTGGAGGGCTGTCTGGTTTGGGACTTGAGACTGTAACATTCATCGCTCATAATGGTGGAGGCTGTATTGCAACACTGTCAAGAAGTTGTCTGACTGATGAGAAGCGGTTTGAAATGGAAACCATTAAGAGAAGTTATGGGGTGACAATCGTTAATATCCAATGTGATGTTTCTGTGTTAGTGCAGGTAGAGGATGCAATCTCAAAGATTGAACAAAGATTCCCCTCTTGTCCAATCAAAGGAGTGTTTCACAGTGCTGCAGTATTACACGACGCTTTGATAGAAAACCTTGATGAGTCCCTGTTCCGAAAAGTTCTGCAGCCCAAAGTGAGTGGAGCTCTAAACCTTCACTATGCAACACTTCACCGCAAACTGGATTTCTTTGTGTGCTACTCCTccatttcttcattcattggAAACCCCTCACAGTCTAATTATGCAGCAGCCAACTCCTTCCTTGACACATTCTGCCTTTACCGGAGAAACCTTGGACTTGCTGGACAATCTATCAACTGGGGTCCTTTGAACGTCGGTCTCTTGTTGAACAGAGAACATTTCCAAAATTTCCTAGAGGCAAAAGGGATGATGGTAATGGATGTGTGTGACATTCACGAGGCGCTTGAAAAGTGTCTCCTGATGAACAGAGCACAGCAAGTCATATGCAAGTTCAATTTCAAAACTCTTTACATTCATGTACTTTCACAAAATGCGTCCCTCAGAGAGCGTCTCTCTGCTTTGGTGGAAATGGAGGTAAAAGATGACGTGACAAATGAATCCAGGGTTCAGCTTTCATCTTCCCCAGTTGAAAGAGTGAGAAAGATTGTAAGTGAAGTCAGCAATGTTAGTGTAAATGAACTGGATGATGACGCAGCTCTCTGTACACTGGGCATTGACTCAATGCTGGCCATGACTCTGCAGAATAAACTTTTCCAAGACACAGGTGTGAACGTACCTTTGGTTAGATTATTAGATCCAAACTGCACACTGGCCGCTTTGAAAACTGTAGTAAATAACGGATAA